One Rhinoraja longicauda isolate Sanriku21f chromosome 18, sRhiLon1.1, whole genome shotgun sequence DNA segment encodes these proteins:
- the tmem258 gene encoding dolichyl-diphosphooligosaccharide--protein glycosyltransferase subunit TMEM258 isoform X1 — protein MQSQELEAMTRYTSPVNPAVFPHLTVVLLAIGMFFTAWFFVYEVTSTKYTRDIYKELLISLVASLFMGFGVLFLLLWVGIFV, from the exons ATGCAGAGCCAG GAGCTCGAGGCAATGACCCGATACACCAGCCCGGTCAATCCTGCTGTCTTCCCACATTTGACGGTGGTCCTCCTAGCAATTGGGATGTTCTTCACCGCCTGGTTCTTTGT ATATGAAGTCACATCTACCAAGTACACACGGGACATTTACAAAGAGCTGCTGATTTCTCTAGTAGCATCTCTTTTTATGGGATTTGGAGTACTTTTCCTTCTTCTTTGGGTCGGAATCTTTGTATGA
- the tmem258 gene encoding dolichyl-diphosphooligosaccharide--protein glycosyltransferase subunit TMEM258 isoform X2: MELEAMTRYTSPVNPAVFPHLTVVLLAIGMFFTAWFFVYEVTSTKYTRDIYKELLISLVASLFMGFGVLFLLLWVGIFV, from the exons ATG GAGCTCGAGGCAATGACCCGATACACCAGCCCGGTCAATCCTGCTGTCTTCCCACATTTGACGGTGGTCCTCCTAGCAATTGGGATGTTCTTCACCGCCTGGTTCTTTGT ATATGAAGTCACATCTACCAAGTACACACGGGACATTTACAAAGAGCTGCTGATTTCTCTAGTAGCATCTCTTTTTATGGGATTTGGAGTACTTTTCCTTCTTCTTTGGGTCGGAATCTTTGTATGA